The following is a genomic window from Geminicoccus roseus DSM 18922.
CCTCGGCGTCGGTGTACTCGTTGACCAGCACGGCGATCAGCTTGTTGCCCTCGGGATAGACCTCGGTGAGCCGGGTGTCCGGGGTGATCACCGAGCCGGACTGGTAGAGGTCGCGCAGGTAGTGGGGGAAGTTGGTCATGCCGACCTCCACCAGCAGCTTGCGCTCGGGCGTCACCACCTCGACCTTGCTGCCGCGCTTGGCCATGAAGGTCGCGACCGAGGGGCCGTGATGGTCGGCATGGTCGTCGAACAGCAGGACGTTCTCGCCGGGCGCCACGGCGCCGTTCAGGATGTCCCAGGTGCTGACCACGTGGCCGGGTGCGGCCTTGACCTCGTTCAGGTTCGGGTGGCCGCCGGTGGCGACGATCACGATGTCGGGGTCAAGATCCCGGACCGCCTCGGCGCTGGCCTCGGTGGAGAGGCGGAGCTCGACGTTTAGCCGGCGCAGCTGGCCCTGCAGCCAGCGGGTGATCCCGTTCAGGCCCTCCCGCCAGTCGGCCTTGCCGGCAAGGGCGATCTGGCCGCCCAGCGCCGGGGCCTTCTCGAACAGGACGACGCGGTGGCCGCGCTCGGCGGAGACCCTTGCGGCCTCCATGCCGGCCGGGCCGCCGCCCACCACCACCACGGTCCTGCCGCCCTGCCCCTTGGGCACGATGTGCGGCAGGGTCGCCTCGCGGCCGGTGGCGGGGTTCTGGATGCAGATCGCGTCGCCGCCGGTATAGATCCGGTCGATGCAGTAGCCGGCACCGATGCACTGGCGGATGTCGTCGGGCCGGCCTTCCCGCAGCTTGTTGACGATGTGCGGGTCGGCGATGTGGGCGCGGGTCATGGCGACCATGTCGACATGGCCTTCCTCGATCGCCCGGGCCGCGGTGTTGACGTCGGGGATGCGGCCGGCATGGAACACCGGCACGGTGCCGATCTCGCGCTTGATCAGGCTGGCCAGCGCCAGGTAGGGCGCCACCGGCATCGACATGTTGGGGATCAGGTTGGCGAGGCCGCGCTCGGTGTAGACGTGGCTGCAGTTGACGTTGAGATAGTCGATGTGGCCGTCGCCCACATGCAGGCGGGCCAGGCGGATCGCCTCCTCGGGCGTGATGCCGTCGTCCAGGAGCTCGTCGCCGGACATGCGGATGCCGAACACCATGTCGTCGCCGATGGCCCGGCGCACCCCCTCGAACAGCTCGCGGGTGAAGCGGCTGCGGTTCTCGGTGGAGCCGCCATAGGCGTCGGTGCGGCGGTTGACGTGCGGCGACCAGAACTGGCCGGGCAAATGGCTGTCGACCAGCACCTCGACCCCGTCGAAGCCGCCCTCCTTCAGGCGCAGCGCCGCGGCGGCATAGTCCTTCTGGATCCGCCGGATGTCCCAGTCCTCCATCTCCTTGGGAAAGGAGCGATGCGAGGGCTCGCGGACCGGCGAGCTGGAGACCGTGGCCATCCAGTTCTCGGCATCCCAGCGGGTGCGGCGGCCCATATGGGTGATCTGGCAGAAGATCTTCGCGCCGTGCCTGTGCACCCGGGCGCTGAACTCCTGCAGGTAGGGGATCACCTTGTCGTCGCTGATGTCCAGCTGGTTCCACAACGCCGCCGGGCTGTCCGGGGCCACCGAGGAGGAGCCGCCGACCGAGGTCAGGCCGATGCCGCCCTTGGCCTTTTCCTCGTGGTAGAGCTGGTAGCGCTGCTGCGGCATCCCGTCCTTGCCGTAGGACGGCGCGTGGGAGGTGCTCATCACCCGGTTGCGGATGGTGCAGTTGCGGATGGTCAAGGGCTGGAACAGCGCGTCGGTCGACGCCATCGCGAAAGGTCCCCTTCGGGCGCGGCTCCCAGATGGAACGGCGCGCGTCGGATGCGATGGTGGCCAGCGGCTCCGGGGGGCGTCAAGCGCGAGAGCGACGCAAGCTGACGCTGAAGAAAAAAACCGGCCGCCAAGCTATCGGGGGGGATTAAGCGCCTAGCGGCCGGACCTCTAAAATCTGTGCGAGGGAGGCACGAGGGAGATGCTAGCTCCCTGGTGCTGCAGCAGATGTGACATTCATCACATTGGCATCGGGGGCGCCAGAACCGAGAGCTGCGTCCAGAAAGCGCACCCAGCCGGCGCCGCCCGACTTGGCGAAGCGCAGTCGGCCATAGCTGCGCCGGGCCTGGTGCCAGACACCGGGGATCCGCGGCCAGAACAGCGACAGACCGCAGCGATGCTCGTCTGGGCTGCCGACCCCATCCTTGTCGATGGCGCGGATCGAATTCTTGTACACGACTGCCTCGTCCAGCCGGTCGAGCACCCGGCCGGCCGCGCTGCGCAGCCGCCGATCATCGGACAGCCCCACGACCCGCCGGACGATGTCGCCGATATCGACCAGGTCGCCGTTGCGAAAGCAGCGGGCCATCATCCGCTCGGTGTCGAGCGGCTGCGCCAGGCCTGGCAGGAGCGGCACCAGCGCGTCGCCCAGATGGCCGAGTGCCGCGCCCAGATCGTCGGCGCAGGCGGTATCCAGCAGCGCCAGGTCGACATCCGCCTGGCGGCGGACGGTGTGGTCGGCGACATAGCTGTCGACGATCAGCCGGCCGAGCTCCTCGGGCTGCAGGATGGCGCTCCCCAGCCGGCGCAGGACCGTGTCATAGGCCCAGCCCTCGTTGGGCACGACCTGCTGGGAGGCCACCACCCATTCCGCGAACGGCGCCGATTCGACCAGGCACTCGGCGCTGGACATCATGCAGGCATCGAAGCCCAGGATCGCCAGGCGGCGGTCGGTGTCGAGCCCGGCGATCGCCAGGGCCTTGCCCAGCTCGTCCAGATCGATCCAGCCGCCCTCGGTATCGTCGCCCAGCACCGACAGGCCGCGGCCATGCCCCCAGAGCACCAGCACCCGGCGGTCGGCGGGAAAGGCGGTGAGGCTCCATTCCAGGAAGCCGGTCAGCGTGGCGGGATCACCGGAATCGCGCGGCCCGAACGGGGCGATCTCGATCGGCGCGCGCAGCCCGTCGGCGGGCCGGGGCCCGACCAGGAACCGGCCGGACACCGAGGAGGCCGGCACATGGACCTGGCCGGCCACGTGCACCCCGGAGGAATCGCCGGCGCTCCGCATCGAATCGATGTCGCCGCCCACGTCGGACGCGAGGTCGTTGTCCGCGCCGACATAGACCGACAGCGCCCAGGGGCGGCGGTCCGGGGCGATGAGTGGCGGTCGGTCGAACCAGCTGGGCATGGGCACCTCTCCGGGGCTTGGGGATGATCGGCGGGGCGGTGAAGCGGGGCTGTCCCCGCCCAGGTCCGGCAGCTTCAGCCGGGCCGCCCGCCACGGCAGGGTCTCCTCGAACGGGAAGGGCTGCGGCGCCGGCGGCACGCCCGCTGCCAGCAGCCGGGCAAGCTCGTCCACCAGCAGCAGCGCGTCGGCTGCCTTCACCGACACCCAGTCGTCCCGGCAGACCTGCCGGACCACCGCCGCCCGCGCCTGCCCCAGAAGGCTCTCCGCGGCCTCTACCAGGCGGGCGCGGCTGCGCTCGGGAAACCAGATCCGGCGCATCGCCTCCACCAGCAGCACCGTCTCGTGGGGGGCCAGCAGGCCGCGCGCGCAGGCAGCGTCCAGGGTGGCGCGGATGTCGACCTGGGCGTCGCTGCCGGGCAGGTAGGAGGTGGCGGCCGGGCCGTGCACCACCGCGACCTCGTCGTCGGCGGCCAGCTTGCGATCGCGGAAGGCGGCATAGACCTGGCCGATCCCGACCATGCCCAGGGTGTCGAGCTCCGCGGCGCGCAGCGCGCCCATGCTGGAGGCGCCCACTACCCGGACGCCCCGGTCGATCACCGCCAGGATCTCCTGGTGCCACGGCGCCGGCACGTCGCCGAAGCGGCCGTCGACCAGGCCCAGGATGGCAACGCCTTCCTGGGCGGCACGCCACAAATCGCCCATGGCCGCCGGCGGGCGCAGCTCGATGCCCGGGTGGTGCGGCAGGACATGGCCGTGGAGGGTCGGGCCGATGAACAGGGCGGCGCGGTTCAGTGGACCGGCTCCTGCAGGGCCGGGGCAGCCAGCTTGACCACCGCCAGCGGTGCCGGGCCACAAGGCAGGTCGACGGCGCGGAACGGCCCCTTGCCCGCGCGCAGCAGCGCCGAAAGGATCTTGTGCACATCCTCCTGGATGGTGACGCCGGGCGCCAGGCGGCCGGGCCCGGGCAGGCCCTCCATCCGCCCGCCGCCCTGCAGGGCGGCGCGCTGGCGCTCGACCCGCTCGGACGAAAGCGCCTGGAAGCGGTCCCAGCCGGTATCGTCGCGGGCGCCGGCGATATGGGTGAGCCTGGCCTGCAGCGCCTCGGTGACCGCGCGCAGCCACGCGATCACCGGGTCGGGATGGCAGCCCGAGCCGTGCGCCCAGCCGCGGCCGTCATCGCCCACCGCCTGATCGTCCATGACATGGCAAAGGAAGACCGGCAGCTCGACGCAGGCCGGCAGCCGCCAGACCGCGTGCAGGACGCCGGCATCGTCCAGCTGGCGGAGCAGCCGGCGCACCAGCGGATCCTCGATCCCGCCCGGGTCGATCCTGGGCAGCCCGCCGGCGAACCTGGCGGTCGGCACCGCCCTGGCCAGCGCGTCGCGCTCGACCAGCTCGCACAGGCCATGCAGGATCGCCTCGTCGCGGCAGTTGCCGCCGGAAAGCCCGTTGGAGCTGGCGCGCGGGCGCGGCCTCGTGGCGGTGCGGGCGTCCAGCGACACCTCCGCCCAGGGCAGCGTGGCGGCCTGGCCGGTATCGAGGTCGCTCGCCTCCACCAGCGGCTCGCCGCCGCGCCGAAGGCCGGCCGGCTCGACCCGCTCGGCGCTCCATAGCTCGATCGCCTCGACGATCGCCGAGACCCGGGCCTGGATCGGGTCGATCCCCTTGCCCTGGGACACGGAAAGCGAGCGCGTGCGCGGGCGGACGGCCGCCCATACCGGCACGCCGACCCGGTCCAGCCCGGTCAGGTCGGCGAGCCGGGTGATCCCGTAGAACGGCAGCAGCGGCTCCAGGTCGGCCAGGGTCGCTTCGGGCAGGCGGATCCGGTGGCTGCCGGTCCACCAGCGCTTGGCCGTGGGCGCCGTCTGGGCGGGATCGGTCCGGGTGCCGTGATCAGTCGTCACCGAACCGGCCGGGCGCGAACTTGTCCTTGCCGCCCCGGTCGCTCGTGGGGTCGGGGACGATCGAATCGATCTTGAACTTGTCCTTGCCGCCGCGCGGGCTGTTCGGATCGGCCTCGAACTCCATGCCGTCTTCGCTGAGGATCGCGTTCTTCAGGCGATGGATCGGGGCGGCGGCGTTCAGGGCGTCGATGGCCCGGTCGCCCATCGGCGAGCCGCGCTGCTGGTCATCCGGCAGGCGGAAGTTCCTCAGATCATCAAGAGGAATGAAATAAGTCACATCCTGCTCGTCGCGGATCAGGACGCCCGGCCTCTTCCCGGAAGCTGGCGTGGCCGTGGTCGTCATCTTGTCGCCTCCATAATCAATGGTTCATGCAAACGATTGCGAATATGTCGTGACGGTCCATGCATTCAGCCTACGCTTGGTCTTGGGCTGGATCTGTGATTTTTCTCACGTCGTGGGTGCGGTAGGTTCTGGCCCGCGCTTTCCGAACGCCCTCAGAGAAAAACGTACAAATCCGTGCCTCAACGTTCCGCACCGCCATCGACCGACGTTGCCGACTTGTCGGCCCGCCGGGAAGCTATTCTGCTTCATGCGGATGTAGAAAACTACACCGGGCGCATGGGTCGCGACGAGACGGGCACGTTCCGGGCGCTCAAGCGCTCGTTCGCCCTGTTCCAGGAGGCGGTCGACCGTGCGGGCGGCCGGATCGTCAACCTCGCCGCCGACAGCATCCTGGCCGAGTTCCCCGACTGCCAGCAGGCGGCATTATGCGCGATCGAGATCCAGAGCGAGCTGGCCGCCGACGACGACAAGACCCTGCGCTACCGGATCGGCCTGAACCGCGGCACCGTGCTGGTCGACGGCGACGGGATCTGGGGCGACGCGGTCAACGTCACCGCGCGGATCCAGGAGCAGGCGGCGCCGGGCGCGATCTTCGCCTCCGAGCAGTTCGTGGAGAAGCTCAGCCCGATCGACGGGCTGGAGTGCGAGGACAAGGGCGAGGTCCGGGTCAAGAACGTCTCGCGGCCGATCCGGTTGTGGCGCCTGCGCCGCCAGGACGAGCCGGCCGATGCCGGCACGGTGTTCACCCGGATCCACCTGCCGGGCATCCCCTCGATCGTGGTCCTGCCGTTCGGGCTGCGCGGCGAGCCCGGCCAGTACGCCTATCTGGCCGAGGGCATGACCGAGGACGTGATCACCGACCTGTCGCGCTTCCGCGAGCTGTTCGTGATCGGCCGGACCACCTCGTTCGCCCTGCCCAGCCGGGGCGGCAACTTCCAGCAGATCGGCCGCGCCCTGGGCGTGCGCTACATCCTGGAAGGCGTGGTGATGATCCAGGGCGACCGCTTCCGGATGAACGCCAACCTGGTGGAGGCCGATACCGGCTTCGTCGCCTGGTCCGACCGCTACCATCGCGGCTTCGCCGAACTGGCCGAGGTCCAGGACGACCTGACCCGGCAGATCGTCAGCCATCTGGTGGGCGGCCTGGTCCGCCACGAGGAGCGCAAGGCGCTTGGCCGCGGCACCAGCAACCTGGAGGCGTACCACCTGGTGCTGCGCGGCCGCTACCTGCTGAACCGCTACGACCGGGAGGCCAACCAGCAGGCCCGCGACCTGTTCCAGCAGGCGATCGACCTCGACCGCAACTTCGCCCGGGCGTGGGCGAACCTGTCGCGGGCCTACAACCATGAGTGGCGCTACCGCTGGAGCGAGACCCCGGAGCGCTCCATGGACCTGGCGCAGATCTGCGCCGAGCACGCCATCGGGCTGGATCCGAGCGATGCGCGCGCCTATGGCGAACTCGGCTGGGTGCAGCTCTACCGGGCCGACCGGGAGCGGGCGCTGGCCACCTACGAGACCGCCCTGCGCCACAACCCGAACGACAGCGAGATCCTTTCCCAGCTCGCCATCGTCCATTCCTATGCCGGGCGGCCGCGCGAGGCCGAGGCCCTGCTCGAGCGCGCCATCCAGCTGGAGCCGGACACGCCGGACATCCTGTTCTGGCGGCTCGGCGACGTGTATTTCCAGATGAGCGATTACCGGCGCGTTACCGAGGTCATCCAGAAAATGCGCGATCCCGGCGAAGGTGCACGGCTCCTGGCTTCGGCCTATGCCCATCTGGACATGATGGACGAGGCCCATCGCTGGCGCGACGAGGTGCTGCGCCGCCAGCCCGGCTTCACCGTGAGCAACTGGATGAGCACCCAGCCGGACGCCTCGGACGACGACAAGGAGCGGTTCAGTTCCGGGATGCTCAAGGCGGGCCTGCCGGCATGAGCGATCCGGACGGCCTGCAGATCGGCGGACGGCCCCGCCCGGTCATCCGGCCGCGGCCGGCCTCGGCGTGGAACGGCCAGGAGGCGATCCTGGACGTGCTGGCGCAGTGCCGCTGGTTCCGGATGCTGTCGCGGGACGAATTGCGCGAGGTGTACCGCGAGGGGGTGGTGATCAGCCTGCCCAAGGGCCGCACGGTGTTCCGCACCGGCGACACCAGCAGCGACATCTACATCCTGATCTCCGGCCGGATCGCGATCAGCACCACCGGGCTGAGCGGGCGCGAGATCGGCTTTCGCCAGTACGGCCCGGCCGACGCCTTCGGCGAGCTGGCCGCCCTGGACGGCAAGCCGCGCTCGGCCAACGCCAAGGCGATGCAGGCCTCCCAGCTCCTGCGCATTTCACCCAGCGGCTTTCGCCGGCTGCTGGCGACCTATCCGAGCGTGGCCGAGGAAGTGCTGAAGTCGCTGGCGCGGCTGGTCCGGGCCTTGAGCGACCGGATCGCCGAGAACAGCGCCCGCGCCCCGGTGCGGATCGTGGGCGGGATCGTCCAGATGGCGGCCGAGGCGGCGCCCGCCCCGGACACGATCCGGGTGCAGATCCACCCCGCCCCCACCGACGAGGAACTGGCGGCCCGCTACGACAGCCACCGCGAATCGGTGAACCGGGTGATCAACGAGCTGAAGCGGCGCGGCCTGGTCAGCCGCTCGCGCGCGGCCCTGACCGTGCTCGACCTGC
Proteins encoded in this region:
- a CDS encoding adenylate/guanylate cyclase domain-containing protein, giving the protein MGRDETGTFRALKRSFALFQEAVDRAGGRIVNLAADSILAEFPDCQQAALCAIEIQSELAADDDKTLRYRIGLNRGTVLVDGDGIWGDAVNVTARIQEQAAPGAIFASEQFVEKLSPIDGLECEDKGEVRVKNVSRPIRLWRLRRQDEPADAGTVFTRIHLPGIPSIVVLPFGLRGEPGQYAYLAEGMTEDVITDLSRFRELFVIGRTTSFALPSRGGNFQQIGRALGVRYILEGVVMIQGDRFRMNANLVEADTGFVAWSDRYHRGFAELAEVQDDLTRQIVSHLVGGLVRHEERKALGRGTSNLEAYHLVLRGRYLLNRYDREANQQARDLFQQAIDLDRNFARAWANLSRAYNHEWRYRWSETPERSMDLAQICAEHAIGLDPSDARAYGELGWVQLYRADRERALATYETALRHNPNDSEILSQLAIVHSYAGRPREAEALLERAIQLEPDTPDILFWRLGDVYFQMSDYRRVTEVIQKMRDPGEGARLLASAYAHLDMMDEAHRWRDEVLRRQPGFTVSNWMSTQPDASDDDKERFSSGMLKAGLPA
- a CDS encoding NADH:flavin oxidoreductase, giving the protein MASTDALFQPLTIRNCTIRNRVMSTSHAPSYGKDGMPQQRYQLYHEEKAKGGIGLTSVGGSSSVAPDSPAALWNQLDISDDKVIPYLQEFSARVHRHGAKIFCQITHMGRRTRWDAENWMATVSSSPVREPSHRSFPKEMEDWDIRRIQKDYAAAALRLKEGGFDGVEVLVDSHLPGQFWSPHVNRRTDAYGGSTENRSRFTRELFEGVRRAIGDDMVFGIRMSGDELLDDGITPEEAIRLARLHVGDGHIDYLNVNCSHVYTERGLANLIPNMSMPVAPYLALASLIKREIGTVPVFHAGRIPDVNTAARAIEEGHVDMVAMTRAHIADPHIVNKLREGRPDDIRQCIGAGYCIDRIYTGGDAICIQNPATGREATLPHIVPKGQGGRTVVVVGGGPAGMEAARVSAERGHRVVLFEKAPALGGQIALAGKADWREGLNGITRWLQGQLRRLNVELRLSTEASAEAVRDLDPDIVIVATGGHPNLNEVKAAPGHVVSTWDILNGAVAPGENVLLFDDHADHHGPSVATFMAKRGSKVEVVTPERKLLVEVGMTNFPHYLRDLYQSGSVITPDTRLTEVYPEGNKLIAVLVNEYTDAEEERVVDQVVIEHGTLPNDEIYFSLKPFSRNLGEVDVRRLRDRQPQEIVNNPDGSFMLFRVGDAVACRNIHAALYDSLRLCMTF
- a CDS encoding TfuA-like protein produces the protein MGDLWRAAQEGVAILGLVDGRFGDVPAPWHQEILAVIDRGVRVVGASSMGALRAAELDTLGMVGIGQVYAAFRDRKLAADDEVAVVHGPAATSYLPGSDAQVDIRATLDAACARGLLAPHETVLLVEAMRRIWFPERSRARLVEAAESLLGQARAAVVRQVCRDDWVSVKAADALLLVDELARLLAAGVPPAPQPFPFEETLPWRAARLKLPDLGGDSPASPPRRSSPSPGEVPMPSWFDRPPLIAPDRRPWALSVYVGADNDLASDVGGDIDSMRSAGDSSGVHVAGQVHVPASSVSGRFLVGPRPADGLRAPIEIAPFGPRDSGDPATLTGFLEWSLTAFPADRRVLVLWGHGRGLSVLGDDTEGGWIDLDELGKALAIAGLDTDRRLAILGFDACMMSSAECLVESAPFAEWVVASQQVVPNEGWAYDTVLRRLGSAILQPEELGRLIVDSYVADHTVRRQADVDLALLDTACADDLGAALGHLGDALVPLLPGLAQPLDTERMMARCFRNGDLVDIGDIVRRVVGLSDDRRLRSAAGRVLDRLDEAVVYKNSIRAIDKDGVGSPDEHRCGLSLFWPRIPGVWHQARRSYGRLRFAKSGGAGWVRFLDAALGSGAPDANVMNVTSAAAPGS
- a CDS encoding YcaO-like family protein, with amino-acid sequence MTTDHGTRTDPAQTAPTAKRWWTGSHRIRLPEATLADLEPLLPFYGITRLADLTGLDRVGVPVWAAVRPRTRSLSVSQGKGIDPIQARVSAIVEAIELWSAERVEPAGLRRGGEPLVEASDLDTGQAATLPWAEVSLDARTATRPRPRASSNGLSGGNCRDEAILHGLCELVERDALARAVPTARFAGGLPRIDPGGIEDPLVRRLLRQLDDAGVLHAVWRLPACVELPVFLCHVMDDQAVGDDGRGWAHGSGCHPDPVIAWLRAVTEALQARLTHIAGARDDTGWDRFQALSSERVERQRAALQGGGRMEGLPGPGRLAPGVTIQEDVHKILSALLRAGKGPFRAVDLPCGPAPLAVVKLAAPALQEPVH
- a CDS encoding Crp/Fnr family transcriptional regulator produces the protein MSDPDGLQIGGRPRPVIRPRPASAWNGQEAILDVLAQCRWFRMLSRDELREVYREGVVISLPKGRTVFRTGDTSSDIYILISGRIAISTTGLSGREIGFRQYGPADAFGELAALDGKPRSANAKAMQASQLLRISPSGFRRLLATYPSVAEEVLKSLARLVRALSDRIAENSARAPVRIVGGIVQMAAEAAPAPDTIRVQIHPAPTDEELAARYDSHRESVNRVINELKRRGLVSRSRAALTVLDLPGLRRHLAEMRG